Below is a genomic region from Tripterygium wilfordii isolate XIE 37 chromosome 12, ASM1340144v1, whole genome shotgun sequence.
TGTCTTCCTACGGCTTACACAAATTACATAAATCCTAAACTACAAAGCAAATAAAGGCATAAAGCAGGAACATTTATTTCCTAAAGAATATCCACTTCATATTTATCGATGCCAACAGTAATTTAGACACAAGAAGAGGGatgataaattcaaaaaaggACTCCTGCAGTGCCCATCCATTAACCAAATTGTTCAGGGCATATATAAGCAATTCATAAGTAGTTTGACTCTCAAGTGTACAAGGATGCTGCCAAAGCAACTAACAGGAAGAATGATACGGAACATTTAAAAGATGCATCTTCTGATGCATGGTTGCAACTGTCCCTCGATGCACGAAAAATATAGAGGATTTGAGGCTGGTTGCATCAAGAATAAGAAGTCCTCAATGTCCTAAACCAAGAGGAAGACTTAACGACGAAAGTTGAAAAAACATTAATCAACCCCAACAGAGAAACATCTCAGTTGACATGGACATTTCAAATTCTTATCATGAATACAAGAACAATCTCGTGCTAGAACTTCAGAAAGGGTCAGAACTCTATGACATAAACTTCATAGGCTGAAGAACTATTAACTGAAAAAAGTAAGGATCTCCACTAGGTTACGAGGTCATGTGGAACATCTAGAGAAGaaaatcatatgagacaaacaaAATATCAAGCAACTCTCTCTGCATTTGGGCTGCCAAAAGGCAGTATCATGGCCGTCCAAAAGGAAGAAGCTAGGTGCTAAAATTTTAGACCATGAGTGCTTCCAACTACATGAGCATGCAAGTACGTTATTAGCAAGTCAAAAAGCCAAAGCTTCAATGAAAAATTATGGTGATTGAGGAACATTGGAGACTTTAAACTTTCACTGATACAGATATCCTTCAAACTTTCTTCAGCAAGCCTTCCAAAGTGCGCCTCACCAAAATAGCAAAAATTCTTTCAAGATACCATATGCATACTCATCACAGTTACTGAAGAGTAAGATCCAGCGCGAACCAAACTAGTGTCAGAACTTATCATAATAAACCAGTTAACAATACATCATACAACCTACTTTTCACCACCCCGTGTAACATTATCAGGTATGAACATGTTAGGTAAGATAAGTAGATAACTGTCCTCAAGTCTTAACATCTTCCGGAAGGAGGACAACACCATGTCGCCATGGTTCCTGATATACCACGGCTTTGGATGAAACTAAGTAAACCCAAGAAGTGTATGCCACTTTCCTCTCCCACCTCACATATGTGCTTCAATTTACTAAAGAGGCAGGACATCATCACACCATAAATTCCAATGTGTGAAATTATTGTAAAAGCATCCTCTATAAGACTAATCTACTACAATGTAATGTCAAAGTTAACCAAAAGACAAGAACGCAAATTTAGACAAATTGAAATTAACAGAAGAACAGCAATTAGCAAGGCATAAATAGAAAATGAAGTCCATTGAATTGTCTCAGATAAAATATAACAAAACATACTATAGATTATACTATCCCCACCCCCAGTATCCAATTGTAGGCAAAATAACAATTCTAGGGTGTTCTTTTCCTTTGACTGAATATAATATCCATTTACAGATCACAAACACTAATTAACCAGAGCCAAAAGCTTTTCTATCCAACAACTAGTAACCTTAAACCCCAACATGTACAAAAACACCGATCTGAAACCCCAAATCTTCTAAGCATTTCTTGCTTTTTAAAAAAGCTCTTACCTGAAATAGGATGAAACTCAAAGGCCTCTCCATTTAGGGCTTGGCACCGGAACCTGCACTGTAGGTGAAAGCGGGAACCCTAATGGCCCTGATGAAGGAGAGAACAGCAGACCCGGGGAGAGCAAAGGGTATGGAGACCGCGGAGAATTCGAGCAACCAAACGCCAGCGGTGACGAGGGCAACTGGAACTGCGGTTGGGTCGGAGGCATTCCCGAAGTTGATGAAGGTGGCGGAATCTGCGGCGGTTGTTGTGGAGTCGAGTTATTCCAACGTGCGGAATTAAAAGGTGCTAGCGGCGAGAATCCAGAGAACTGCTTCTGATTGGGGTCGACGTTAGACATCGAGTTCTGACTCTGGAAGTACCGCATGTAAGCAGAGACGGGCGATTCAGCTGCACCATGGACAGACGGGAGCGGAGGAAGCGGAGATAGTGGAGCTCCCGGCCGTTGGATAAAACCGCCAGGAGCAGTGGCGGTAGCCAGTGGATTTATCGTCGCCGGAGCTTGCTGCTGTTGAGCGGGAATGGCGTTGTTTATCAGCGGAGGCCGATTGCTAACATGCGCGAGTGGCGGAGGACGGATACGCTGCAAGCGAGAGCTCTGAGGCTTGGGTGCTTGTATTGGTGGTGGTGTAGAGAAGCGCTCATGAACCGGAGATCCCGTGAGCTTCTGAACAACGTCTCTGAAATCATTTTTGTTGATATTGTACACCGGTGGTTGGTGCTGCTGCGCCTGCAGAGCATGTGTTTGTGTCTGTGCCTCTGACAGCTCTGGTTGTTGAGACGAAGGTTGCTGGTGAACCGAGTTCTGATTCTGACTCTGATTTTCAAAGGCTGGTGGTTTTCTGGTAACAATAACGGGCTTGGAGATCTTTACTGAGAGCCTATTGAGGTTTTTGAGGTATTGATCCTTGCCGGCGCTGCTACTACTGCTGGTAGAATCACAGCTTTTATCCATTAAACAAtatcaaaaaacaaaacccacctcccccttttctctctctagatctacTGATCTAGAATCTCTCTCTCTGCctacagcagctatatctgtgtgtgtgaaTGTGCTTTGTCTGGTGGCGATTACTGGATTAGCTTCTTCTTGACCAGTCGGCGAGTAGGGTCATGAAGATGtgtataaaatatcaaaataattggTGGGTCTGCTTAGTTTGGTCTAATGgcggtctctctctctctctctccccctccccctccccctggCTCCctccttttattttataaagAGAAATGACTGGGGACATGAACCCTAAAAGAAGGCAAGCAcccctctttcttctctctgtaATTTCTATCTTATCATCTATACTGTTTCATGCTTGCGTCAATTTtcaaaaacccaaaagaaaagtGACGGTCTTTGGCTCTTTCAGCAGGAGAATCATGAACAATTTTTTAAGATCCTGCAACCGTCATTTCCTTGTACGTAACACGTCTCAAAACTTGATTCGGTGATGAGTGATGATTATTGGATCGAatgatcaaatttatttatttttttcgcTGATAAATGGTGTTTATTTTTTGACAACCAAGAAAATTAATCTTAATTAATGCTCTTATTATTAATCGTGATTCATGTTTCCAACTAAATAAATACATCATAGGTTTTGTATTATCTGGTTTGGTGAAATTGCCGTTACAATTAAGATTAAGAATTTGAAACGTACCTGAGTGGCCCCGTATTTTTCATGTTGccattttgttattattttaaatCATAGATGTTAAGTTGACAATCGACTAAATTAGACATAAATGTAATACCCGGAGATAATGATATGTTCCAATACATATATCAATTCAGTcataaatataatatcaaacataGATACATGTACCTAATCTACACATACCCAAAAGCCATCTCATCCAGGTTACTCCACACATAGACAAAATGAGATAAGAGGTGTTAAAAAAGGGTAGAAACTGAATTGACCGTGAAACAATCGATTAAcagattgttttttaaaataaatcatttagAAACGCTCGAAATAACCAACAAGAATCGATCAATTGATTAGTTaaatttatgtataaaaaaattgaTCGTAACCGACATTTACACACCTAGAGATAAGGCTATCAAAAGCGTTTTGGATAAATCTAAGATGGGGGGAACCAACTTTATTTGCcttcaatttttgccttttgAGGTTCTCCCAAACATGCTTTTCAATTTGAGGTCGGTAATGGTAGCCACTGGACACTCACCTTGAGAGTGAATgttaaaattgcacaacaaaatgtccaaatttcagttggaaaaaaataataatttcaggTCACTATTTTAGTCAAGGAACTACAAAAGCTTTTACTtaccctttaaaaaaaaaacacttatttGTCCCTAATTATTGGTGCCAACAAGGAGACAACACTCTATGAAGTCATTATAATGTGGGGTACTTTAAACTGCAAAAACAGTCCATAATTCCATAATCAAAACCTTTTGTTCTTATTTATTCcttttacacatttttatggATTTTGCTGATTAAAGTTCCACCAAGGATGACCATTGGTATCAAAAGCATCTATTCCAAATTTGAACCCCTAAATATCCTTTGACAGGGAAaggaatacttttttttttaatggcacCGTCTGTTTTATCCTCTCAACATCTTATATGAGTATAAACTCAGACCATTAAGTTTGtacaaacaaaaattgaaattccAATATGACGACAAGATAAGTTCGACCAAAATCCAATACGTGATGACAAGATAATTGGATTATTCGAACTGTATAAGGAAAGCattgacttaaaaaaaaaaatagaaataagaatacaaaatatgtCATCTCACAAGTCACATTCACAAAAAACCATGAGTAATTCAGATGAcaccaatatatataatatctcaTAAAAGTATCGAGTTCGAACCTCACATCTCTATCCCATCTCTTGTAATAGAAAAAACAAGTTACATTCACGTGCAAGTCAAGCGAAAATTCCTTAAAAATGTGACATTGCAACTTGCTAGTAATATAAAAGTTAATATAAGAATTTCAATAGGTTGAGTTATCTTAGGTGGGGTGATTAGTTTATAAATGATGAGGGGATTAGTGTGACAATAATAGTCATATAGTATAATATAATTGTCCTGCCACATTAAATGAGATATAGTGATATACTATATCAAGCTTTTGTCTCTATCTGTGGGGTATTGTGGGGCCAACCACTCAAATGtaccaagaaaacaaattacattATTAATAATACTTTAACTTTCCTGTCCTTACCTGGAACCTTATCTTTGACTACATACGTCGCAGACATGTGAGGTTGGACCATCCCTTTCGGTCTACAGTTGGGAGACTTGTATATGGTTTCGTTAATGGGTCAAAATGGGCTCTGTTACCGGGCCTTCCAAAATCTGTATGGACTTACTGTTTATTGGACCTTAATAagcccacagcatcaaagtgggcctcTCGGTAATTAAAGAATGAATGTGAGCTTTATTTGTACTAAACTATTTTAAAATCtggcctttaaaaaaaaaaactattttaaaaTCGCACCCCAAGTATATCCATACCACATATTTGTAGTGAAAATCAAAGTTGAGTCATTGTTTGCCGAAGCTTCATGATGCTCATCTTTTACTTCTGCTCGAACTGATTCGTCAACTTGTAGTGATCAATTGAGAAACCCCTAAGCCCTAAACTAATTcaactttaataaataaaaaatttgatcaCCCATAAATTGATGCAAACCCACATATCCAAAAACAAATAGACTCTAAAAACTCACCATTGTGATAAGGTAAGGATGGCGTGCTTAGTGGTGGTGTAGGGATGTAAGGTGGGGAGGGCATGTTCAGCGGCGGCACGCTCGTAAGTCTCTCGTTGAAAGTTTGGAGTGAGATATGATAATCCAAAACAAAAGTTCAAAGCTGAGTTGACCAAAGTTGGAGTATAGTTGGAAAATAGTAGGGTGTAAATAAAGCTCACCAAGGATGAACTGCACAGAAACATTTTTGATCGCGTAATGGGCTAGCCCACTATCTAGTCCAATATGAAGAGCCCATACTGGGATGGAGTTCTGGAGAATTTGGCGTTCTAGAAAATGGACCGGCCCATTTACGGCCCTGTTTACATTTAACTATGTTTTAACGGTTCTGTAAAGTTGACAACCTTCTACAATCGTTATGAAAACTACTGTATATACATACGCGACGTGGCATGCGTTGGTGGATTCTCAATTTACACCGCAGTCAGATTGTTCATCTTAACCTAACCCTCTCGAGCTTCTCTCCCTTCTTATTCTTGTGTTTGGCCGCCTCCGGGGAAGATTCTAGCAGATCGATAGCTTACATCGTCCATCAATGGCGGAAGCTCAAGCTGTCAATACCCCAAGCCTTTCCGAGGTATCAATCTCACTTTTCTTGAAGTTTTTGGATTGTTATGTCTAATGATTTATCGTTTGATGATTTTTGATTGCACTGGATTCATCATAGTAATTTTTAGGATAATGATAGTGAAATGAGACGCAAATAGCACATGGATTATGGTAATTTGTAGATTTGTTGATAACAGGGCGAAAATAATGTAACTGATTTGGAGTAATTTGGTTGGTTGTTTTGCTGAGAAGAGTGTAGGTCATGGACTTCTCTCAATATCGACGGAGAGCGAAGGAAACTTATATCCTTAATTTCGATATCTATTTGGAAAATCTGGTTCCTGAGAGTCTTTGATTGCATTGGTTCCTCATTGTGACTGTATACGACCCTTAGATTTTCGTTTTTCGATCTGACTTAAATGCTTGTAATGATTTAGAAAAAGTTATGAATTTAACCTCATCTTTGTAGCTCTGCTGCACTATGCCTTGCAATAAATTCTTTGCGTACTGAAAAAGTATTGTTGAAGGCATCATATATTAGTTGTTTGtgaatttaaatgattttaatAGTTTCATGCTGGATGTTGATGAGGGACTTCAAAACAGTGTTTCTATTTGGGTTTAAGGTTCTGCCGCTTGTGAAAATGGATAGTCTTTCTTTTGAGACACACACTTGGTGTACTTGGTTTGCAATTGAACTTATTTACCTTTCTGTAAGAAGGGGAATGTTTCTTCTTGATTTATAAGTTGGCTTTGGCATCAGTCTTTTATGATTTCAAGGGATGCTTTATTAATGCACGTCAAATAATAATAGAATGttgtgttgttgttgttgttgttaacaACTAATAAAATTATTCTCTTGATTGAGATATTAGATATATTGAATCACAATCTGAGACCGAGATTGAGCAACCCTGGGTTGGGTTTCAAGAGGCTCAAGCTATTTTGGAATCTGGTACTTTTGTGATCCTAATTTCTGAATTAAGTTGCTGGAGTGAAATGCTTATGAAATCGTTGCATAAGGGGGTGCAATGATTATGGAGTCATTTAGGTTGTAGAAAATGTTAGAAGTTTAAACGTTAAGTATAAGAAGGATGTGATCTGGAACTGATTGAGGTAAATGCTGTTCAGATTCTTTATGAGTTTGTTATGCTGGTTCAGACCTAGGCTatcaaacagaaacaaaaatgaGTTTTGAGCAGAATATACATCTTTCTGGTAAGCTTGAGGGTGGCTGGATGCAAGGGTACTTCATTCAACCCTTGCGGAGCTTGAACTTCCAAGTCTCTGTTATTGTAGCATAAGTCCCTGAATATTGAATGTGGTGAATTGATGGCTTGTGTATATTTGTTGTCTATTGCCACTAAAGATCAAATCCTTTGGAGTTCGGAGGATAATGAGATTTGTAGATTTGAAGTTTCTATTTCTGTTTCTACAAGACATtcctgtctttggtttaaatcatTTTGTGGCAtaaacttatttttttcttgATGTTTTGGCATACAGCAATATCTCTTGAAGGAAAAAGAGGAGAAACCAGTTGTGGCTACAGAGCCTTCGGAAGAGAAGGAAGCTGAGATTCCTGTTAGTGCTGCTTCTGAGGAAGTTGCCTCTCAGAAAACTGAGGAAATACCTGCAGCTGGTGCTGAAGAAAGCACTGAAGTTACACCTGCTGCCTCTGAAGGGAGTGGTGATGCCAGCCCTCCAACTGATGGAAGCAGCATTGAACCTGCTCCACCTGCTGAAGAAAGTATTGAAAGTACTGAAGAGGAGACCTCAGGCGATCAAGAAGCTTCTGAAGAGACGCGAGAGATAAAGGTTAAGCCAATTACAACATATTGTTATGCTTTCTTATTGCCTAAGTGTATCATCTGCTGTCTTGAGTTCCTTTTTCATTTGTTCTATATATTTATTTGTGTGCTGTGGTTGTGTGATTGATTTTCAGCTGGAGACAGCCCCAGGAGATTTTCGTTTCCCAACTACAAATCAAACTAGGCACTGCTTTACTCGATATATTGAGTATCACCGGTGAGAAAAGCATGGATaatgattttttcttcttctttagtcATTTGAGGTTTTATGTACCGCAGTTTATTACTTTTGATTATCACAGGTGCATAGCTGCTAAGGGAGAAGGTGCTCCAGAGTGTGATAAGTTTTCAAAGTATTATCGTTCGCTCTGTCCTGGTGAATGGGTAAGTATATTTCAATGTCATTGCATGCCCTAAGATGTAAGAAACATAAAGGTCATCGTTTCTTCTTAGCAAGGTTTACTTGAATTTTATGAAAGTTTGTGAAAGTTGTGCTAGTTTTCTGTTCAGTTATCTTACATATTCATAAACGTTTGCTATATCTTTTACTTATTTAATCTGATATGTGTTGCTTGGTTGCGTCTAATGAATTGCTACAAGAATATGTTGGTGTTGATAGACTATGCTTTTATCGTTATACAGCATACATAGGAATAGCACGTGTACGAGCATGAATTAGTGCCTTTAAGTTTATAAAGAAAGTAGGAAATATAATTTACGTATTGAGTTAAAAAAAACAGACACAAAAAAGAGACATGCGTATAGATAAGCTGTTTTTTAATGTTATTCATACATTGATAAAAGGCCGAGTTGTTCTCGTACATTGACCTTGCTATTGCATTCCCAGCTTGTTTTTTATGCCTATACATATTGTTTACATTCCCATGGCCTTGCTTAAGTGCCAAGCAAGTGTGCTATTGATTAAGAGCTCCTGCTTATTGTCTTATGGTACCCCAGAAAAGAGCTGATTTGGAAAAGCCATTGATTCAAATATTAAAGCagctcctcttttttctttttttctttttaaagaaaAGGTGCATAATCAATCTTGTCATCTATTTATATGAGTCCAATATGGTAATGAATAAACATCTGTTGAGAGGTAAATGCTGGCTCTGGTTGTGCATAGAATCTGTGGACAGATTATAAATATAAACATTGTTTCTCTATAACCAAGTTTTGGTTGTCGAGTTACTTCAGTAACCTTTTAGAAATTCTGAGTCTTGATAAATTGATATATGGGTCCCCTCTCTTTGTTCTTTATATTTCTGTTAGTCACTGTACCGTGTATTTTAACTTGATGAGTTTCACTCGGTGCCtcttaaataaaatttcatttgCATCCAAAAATTAAAGCATTTCCTAGATCCTATGGACTTGGTGTCTTAATATACTTTTTCTTTAGTTGGTTGTTCTGGTAGTCTATAACATTGAAGTAATTGGTCAcatgattaaatttttttaaggtaGAAAACAATCAACAAATTATCTTATTGTGAGTTAGCTTTTTgtctatgttttatttttgtttttttatttactttgtTTCCCAAGCTAACTGCCATATTACTAAATGGTTGGCAGGTAGAGAGATGGAATGAGCAGAGGGAGAACGGCACCTTTCCCGGTCCTCTGTAGATGGCATCTGTCTTGGTGAATGGTTTGTTTCCAGCTGTTATAAGTGCTGAATTAATGAGTCGAATTTCCTCGATGAAAAGTGATTTCTTCGGGAATGGCATATTTAAGTATGCGAGTTAATAAGCAATTTTGAATTGTTCATCAGAACCAGTCCAATTCTGAGTTCATAGGATGTATGCTCATATGACAAGGATATTGGTCATCTCTAAGATGGTAACCCTGTTTTTTCTCGGCACATTTTTTCTACATTGCTTCTGTTAAACCACGGATGACCGGTGAGACTGGGGAAACCTGCCACATAATAAAGAGATACTTTATATAGCTTGTGCTTCCTTTGTTGTTAATGAATGCCTTATTGTGTAGCAGCATCTAGGTTGCATGCATGTCAACGAGTTCCGAAGAGTGGCTTGTGTAGTGTAGAACTGTAGAGTTGTGTTCGAGTACGTATTCACCTAAAGTCAGTTTGCCAAGCAAGGTTCTCGGCCTAGTTGAGTGAACACAACTCGATGGCtgaacccaaaaaagaaaaaagctggTCTggtcagttgcaacacacctcacagcaccacagttttttgtgacacgccaaacagctttggcgtttcaactcacctcacagcaccacaactttttacctcacagcacctcaccacacctcacagcactcccaaacgcttaca
It encodes:
- the LOC120010990 gene encoding VQ motif-containing protein 9; protein product: MDKSCDSTSSSSSAGKDQYLKNLNRLSVKISKPVIVTRKPPAFENQSQNQNSVHQQPSSQQPELSEAQTQTHALQAQQHQPPVYNINKNDFRDVVQKLTGSPVHERFSTPPPIQAPKPQSSRLQRIRPPPLAHVSNRPPLINNAIPAQQQQAPATINPLATATAPGGFIQRPGAPLSPLPPLPSVHGAAESPVSAYMRYFQSQNSMSNVDPNQKQFSGFSPLAPFNSARWNNSTPQQPPQIPPPSSTSGMPPTQPQFQLPSSPLAFGCSNSPRSPYPLLSPGLLFSPSSGPLGFPLSPTVQVPVPSPKWRGL
- the LOC120010992 gene encoding cytochrome c oxidase subunit 6b-1-like, with translation MAEAQAVNTPSLSEQYLLKEKEEKPVVATEPSEEKEAEIPVSAASEEVASQKTEEIPAAGAEESTEVTPAASEGSGDASPPTDGSSIEPAPPAEESIESTEEETSGDQEASEETREIKLETAPGDFRFPTTNQTRHCFTRYIEYHRCIAAKGEGAPECDKFSKYYRSLCPGEWVERWNEQRENGTFPGPL